A part of Paenibacillus sp. sptzw28 genomic DNA contains:
- a CDS encoding DUF1524 domain-containing protein, translated as MNKENYLESVFATFLLKDSYKRFPSDEEFVRELTIKDVYNFRNRYYLLRKLENFNRKEIVDIEAYTIEHIMPQNKNLLPEWRHDLGANWEELQKTYLHTLGNLTLTRYNSELSDRPFKAKRDMEGGFANSPLRLNKGLVKLEAWNEDEITKRARSLADQALQVWQFPQLPEDVSSKYSKKESDNEAVTYTLADHPELQGEMLALFEELSKRIYNLDSAVRMEFKKLYIAFKTTTNFVDIVPQKSRLRLSLNMAFNEILDPHGICKDVSNVGRWGNGDVEIGVSSADEIDYAMFLIKQSFEKHRDEE; from the coding sequence TTGAATAAAGAGAATTATTTAGAATCCGTATTTGCGACATTTTTACTCAAAGACTCGTATAAACGCTTTCCATCTGATGAGGAATTTGTACGTGAATTAACTATCAAAGATGTCTACAATTTCAGGAATCGCTACTACCTTCTTCGGAAGCTGGAGAATTTTAATCGAAAAGAAATTGTTGATATCGAGGCTTATACCATTGAACACATCATGCCTCAAAATAAAAACTTGTTGCCTGAGTGGAGACACGATTTGGGGGCAAATTGGGAAGAGTTACAAAAGACATATTTACATACGCTCGGCAACTTGACTTTAACACGATATAATTCCGAGCTGAGTGATCGACCATTTAAGGCAAAGAGGGACATGGAAGGCGGATTTGCCAACAGTCCGTTACGACTCAACAAAGGGCTTGTGAAGCTCGAAGCTTGGAATGAAGACGAAATTACAAAACGTGCTCGCTCACTGGCTGACCAGGCATTGCAAGTATGGCAGTTTCCACAGCTTCCGGAAGATGTGTCGTCGAAATATAGTAAAAAGGAATCCGATAATGAAGCCGTTACATACACCCTTGCAGATCACCCAGAGTTACAGGGGGAGATGCTGGCTTTATTCGAGGAATTAAGCAAGAGAATCTACAACTTGGATAGTGCTGTTCGAATGGAGTTCAAAAAACTTTACATTGCGTTCAAGACGACAACGAACTTTGTAGATATCGTGCCCCAGAAGAGCAGGCTTCGATTAAGCTTAAATATGGCATTCAATGAGATTCTGGATCCTCACGGCATTTGTAAGGATGTAAGCAATGTCGGACGTTGGGGCAATGGTGATGTAGAGATCGGGGTGTCTTCCGCTGATGAGATTGACTACGCTATGTTCCTGATAAAGCAATCCTTTGAGAAGCATCGCGACGAGGAATAA
- a CDS encoding DUF262 domain-containing protein, with product MKASETNFLKFLQGTKQFIIPIYQRKYSWTIQQCRQLWNDIVRAASEDQIKGHFVGSIVYIEKGLYQISSVPQLLVIDGQQRMTTLTLFLLALGKAIEESGQPYDMTKKKIMNYHLVNSDEEDELYNKLILTQSDKDTLICLIADKKIPEEYSQRVYENYTFFLDQIKKSEIDLNKLYQGIAKLIVVDISLDRDHDNPQLIFESLNSTGLDLSQADLIRNFVLMKLEPKKQEELYKEYWHPMEKSFGNFNDSALFDRFMRDYLTVKTGRIPNIEQVYSSFKESVFQNNDLIVQQIVEDIYRFSKHFVKLAFQTEKDKDINQVLMDINTLKVDVSYPFLLEVYDDYENQRLSKSDFISILKLVETYVFRRAICGVPTNSLLRLLVKN from the coding sequence ATGAAGGCATCGGAAACAAATTTCTTGAAGTTTTTACAAGGTACAAAGCAGTTCATCATACCCATTTACCAACGTAAATATAGCTGGACAATTCAACAATGCCGCCAGTTGTGGAACGATATTGTTCGAGCGGCTAGTGAGGATCAAATAAAGGGGCATTTTGTCGGCTCGATTGTATATATCGAAAAGGGATTATATCAAATTTCGTCTGTCCCTCAATTGCTTGTCATTGATGGACAGCAACGGATGACCACGCTGACATTGTTTTTGCTAGCGTTAGGGAAAGCAATTGAAGAAAGTGGACAACCCTATGATATGACGAAAAAGAAAATTATGAATTACCACCTGGTCAATAGTGACGAAGAAGACGAATTATACAATAAGTTGATTTTAACGCAAAGTGACAAAGACACCCTCATCTGCTTAATTGCAGATAAAAAGATCCCCGAAGAATACTCTCAACGAGTGTACGAAAACTATACGTTTTTCCTGGATCAAATCAAGAAGAGTGAAATCGACTTGAACAAGCTCTATCAGGGAATTGCGAAGCTGATCGTCGTAGATATTTCCTTGGATCGAGACCATGATAACCCGCAGTTGATTTTTGAAAGCCTAAATTCAACGGGACTTGATCTATCACAAGCTGATTTGATTAGAAACTTTGTTTTAATGAAGCTCGAACCCAAAAAGCAAGAGGAACTATACAAAGAATATTGGCATCCAATGGAGAAGAGTTTTGGAAATTTCAATGATTCGGCACTTTTTGACCGCTTCATGCGTGATTATTTGACGGTGAAGACAGGGCGAATTCCAAATATTGAACAGGTGTATTCGAGCTTTAAAGAGTCCGTGTTTCAAAACAATGATCTGATCGTCCAGCAGATTGTTGAGGATATCTACCGATTCTCCAAACATTTCGTGAAGCTGGCGTTCCAGACCGAAAAAGACAAAGACATCAATCAGGTTTTGATGGATATCAATACATTAAAGGTTGATGTTTCCTATCCGTTCTTACTTGAGGTCTATGATGACTATGAGAATCAGAGGCTATCGAAGTCAGACTTTATCTCCATACTGAAACTGGTTGAAACCTATGTGTTCCGTCGAGCGATTTGTGGCGTCCCGACCAATTCCCTTTTGCGACTATTAGTAAAGAATTGA
- a CDS encoding DUF1643 domain-containing protein, whose protein sequence is MSTDPKQLKSASDPERIVLAWGEKHLIKQRNKMVARDLLSKGHDLYCLGIAESGHPRHPSRMSHSLESLQIYQRKEIAGS, encoded by the coding sequence ATTTCGACTGACCCTAAACAGCTTAAATCTGCTTCTGATCCTGAGAGAATTGTATTAGCATGGGGCGAGAAGCATCTTATTAAACAACGAAACAAAATGGTTGCTCGCGATTTACTTTCCAAAGGGCACGATCTATATTGTTTAGGTATTGCCGAATCGGGGCATCCCAGGCATCCTTCTCGGATGAGTCATAGTTTGGAATCACTACAAATTTATCAGCGAAAAGAAATAGCAGGTTCGTAA
- a CDS encoding phospholipase D family protein, whose product MAIVNEGQLSLFEEQQISSDINFLHVVKELQPIHMSIDELFNPSIYEELLAVTYVASPKFFFNTTKKFKKISLVLGIEDGDVAGPFASGLETFLDVERRINFIKSLPQSVQESLCSNQYQVRYAKQGYSIHSKFYLLKGHKTNRVIVGSANFTENAFQSKKQFEEIMVFDDSPLFDVYLERYQQILEQTSDYIPETIKSKITKEQVWIADPEMMKDILLDEVIRNKVIIQFSEEEMEAIKLLPDKIAVEKEEAIKYKQIVEVVTKKDTKTGTYKLLPVAELKQKAVSIKTIISKTHKKSEELDNRFRLIYNDATHLLYRENPQQVSEETPDNQELVPFSKPIESQEKLIKNLELINKFVEAYELFTARDDQRNQSRICEIILYSFMATYIWKMREHYATEEGRESVRRHFPPFLIIAGRSMSGKTTALEFIGMLMGNMKPYMPYEQVKDSNIIWDYFHSSNVNPILIDEIDPKFFTSTAAKKGERLIKFISNERRGHHPALIGTTNATGFDVNSQTAMRIYYLQIDNTFQKALMSNSSKYLSEIMANTDATLFQDFSFRMAQWLKDGKEFYTSDDFLYVAREIFKGYYLECGLDIPPWFPNKKFNDYDERGKFIWRELFRSHRQYFDVREDNSIFINIDEFGNQTNKDKLNKINFLPPECIIEDSPVLVINKELFFNFIEWNEKPNRSILQKLAELFKPK is encoded by the coding sequence ATGGCAATCGTAAATGAAGGACAATTATCTTTATTTGAGGAACAACAGATCAGCTCCGATATTAATTTTTTGCATGTTGTTAAAGAACTTCAGCCGATACATATGAGCATTGATGAACTTTTTAACCCTTCAATATATGAGGAACTTTTGGCAGTTACTTATGTCGCTTCTCCGAAATTCTTTTTCAATACAACGAAAAAGTTTAAGAAAATTAGCTTGGTCCTTGGAATTGAAGATGGGGATGTTGCTGGTCCTTTTGCATCTGGTCTGGAGACATTTCTCGATGTGGAAAGACGCATAAATTTTATTAAGTCTCTACCTCAGTCTGTACAGGAGAGTCTCTGTTCAAATCAATATCAGGTTAGATATGCCAAACAAGGATATTCGATTCACTCAAAATTTTATTTACTTAAGGGTCATAAAACAAATCGTGTAATTGTTGGATCGGCAAACTTTACCGAAAACGCCTTTCAAAGTAAAAAGCAATTTGAAGAGATAATGGTCTTTGATGATTCCCCGTTATTTGACGTTTATTTGGAACGATATCAACAGATACTCGAACAAACATCCGACTACATCCCAGAAACGATAAAGTCTAAGATTACAAAGGAACAAGTATGGATTGCCGATCCTGAAATGATGAAAGATATCCTCTTGGATGAAGTTATACGGAACAAAGTCATCATTCAGTTTTCCGAAGAGGAAATGGAAGCAATAAAGCTACTTCCTGATAAAATAGCGGTAGAAAAAGAAGAAGCAATCAAATATAAGCAAATAGTAGAGGTCGTCACGAAAAAAGATACAAAAACCGGAACATACAAGCTTTTACCTGTTGCCGAACTAAAACAAAAGGCAGTTTCAATTAAGACGATAATTTCTAAAACGCATAAAAAGTCGGAGGAACTGGATAACAGATTCAGACTGATTTATAACGATGCTACACATTTGCTCTATAGAGAAAACCCACAACAAGTTTCAGAAGAAACCCCCGATAATCAAGAGTTAGTACCTTTCTCTAAGCCAATTGAGAGTCAGGAAAAATTAATAAAAAACCTTGAGCTAATCAACAAATTCGTAGAAGCTTATGAACTGTTTACAGCTCGGGATGACCAGCGTAATCAATCAAGAATATGCGAAATCATTTTGTATAGTTTCATGGCAACGTATATATGGAAAATGCGTGAACATTATGCGACTGAAGAAGGACGCGAAAGCGTAAGGCGGCACTTTCCACCTTTTTTAATCATCGCCGGTCGATCAATGTCTGGTAAGACGACCGCTTTAGAGTTTATCGGGATGCTAATGGGAAATATGAAACCCTACATGCCTTATGAGCAGGTGAAGGATTCTAATATAATCTGGGACTATTTCCATTCAAGTAATGTTAATCCTATTCTAATTGATGAGATTGATCCGAAGTTCTTCACCAGTACCGCGGCCAAAAAAGGGGAACGACTTATTAAGTTTATAAGTAATGAACGCAGGGGCCATCATCCAGCTTTGATTGGCACAACAAATGCGACTGGCTTTGATGTTAACTCTCAAACTGCGATGCGGATATACTATCTCCAAATCGACAATACATTCCAAAAAGCATTAATGTCCAATTCGAGCAAATATTTAAGTGAGATCATGGCGAATACTGATGCGACTTTATTCCAAGATTTTAGTTTCCGAATGGCTCAATGGCTAAAAGATGGTAAGGAATTTTATACATCAGACGATTTTTTATACGTCGCTCGAGAGATTTTCAAGGGGTATTATTTAGAATGTGGTCTTGATATCCCGCCTTGGTTCCCGAATAAGAAATTTAACGATTATGACGAACGAGGGAAATTCATTTGGCGTGAGTTATTCCGTAGCCACCGACAATATTTTGATGTTCGGGAGGATAACTCAATATTTATAAACATTGATGAATTTGGAAACCAGACTAACAAAGATAAGTTAAATAAAATTAACTTTTTACCCCCGGAATGTATTATAGAGGATAGTCCGGTGCTCGTTATAAACAAGGAGCTATTTTTCAATTTTATCGAGTGGAATGAGAAGCCAAATCGTTCCATCCTTCAAAAATTAGCTGAATTATTTAAACCAAAGTGA
- a CDS encoding helix-turn-helix domain-containing protein has product MHIGLKIKELRELKLWTQAQLAEISGVSDRTVRRIEATGKAESATLLSILNALDSNLEELENMFSNETSNKKETPEKDNDVKLLRRIEKGRDLGKIIFSAHQYGYDYHDCNNDEQINLAQNFLASVADIL; this is encoded by the coding sequence ATGCACATTGGACTAAAAATCAAAGAACTTCGAGAGTTAAAACTTTGGACACAGGCTCAACTAGCAGAAATCTCAGGAGTAAGCGACAGAACCGTTCGAAGAATTGAGGCAACTGGAAAAGCCGAGAGTGCAACATTACTCTCTATTTTAAATGCCTTAGATTCAAACCTAGAAGAACTTGAAAACATGTTTAGCAATGAAACATCAAATAAAAAGGAAACCCCAGAAAAGGATAATGATGTTAAACTCCTCCGTAGAATTGAAAAGGGCAGAGATCTGGGTAAAATCATTTTCTCTGCTCATCAATACGGATACGATTACCATGATTGTAACAATGATGAGCAAATAAACCTTGCTCAAAACTTCTTAGCTTCAGTTGCGGATATATTATGA
- a CDS encoding IS256 family transposase, translated as MGLWTKQQLRQFIKENKLVSAQDAQNALKELFAETLQEMLEAEMDEHLGYEKHDMQNKQTTNSRNGKSKKTIVSEYGDQEIAVPRDRQGEFEPLVVKKHQSNVTGIEDQIIALYAKGVSTREIQDHLQNLYGIEVSPTFISNVTNKIIPLIKEWQNRPLQGVYAVVFLDAIHFKVKQDGAIVNKAAYMVIGIDLDGNKDVLGMWIGEHESAKFWLNVLNDLKNRGVHDILIICVDNLTGFSQAIQACYAKTDIQKCIIHQIRNSTRYVSYKDLKKVTADLKPIYKAATEEMALVELDRFEETWGNKYPLIIRSWRNNWDELATFFKYPPEIRKLIYTTNIIESYHRQLRKVTKGKSIFPTDESLLKMLYLATMDVTRKWTGRVQNWGQMLLQLSVFYPDRIGQHLR; from the coding sequence ATGGGATTATGGACGAAACAGCAACTCCGGCAGTTCATCAAGGAGAATAAATTGGTCTCGGCGCAGGATGCACAGAATGCGTTGAAAGAGCTGTTTGCCGAAACGCTGCAGGAGATGCTGGAAGCCGAGATGGATGAACATCTGGGCTATGAGAAGCACGACATGCAGAACAAGCAGACGACCAACAGTCGTAATGGCAAGAGTAAGAAAACCATCGTAAGCGAGTACGGTGATCAGGAGATCGCCGTTCCCCGTGACCGGCAAGGGGAATTTGAACCCCTGGTGGTGAAGAAGCACCAGTCTAATGTGACCGGCATTGAAGATCAGATTATTGCCCTTTATGCCAAAGGTGTCAGCACGCGTGAGATTCAGGATCATCTGCAAAATCTGTATGGGATTGAGGTCTCTCCCACCTTTATTTCTAACGTGACCAACAAGATCATTCCCTTGATTAAAGAATGGCAGAACCGGCCGCTCCAAGGCGTGTACGCGGTTGTCTTCCTGGATGCCATACACTTCAAGGTGAAGCAAGATGGTGCCATTGTCAATAAAGCCGCCTACATGGTAATCGGCATCGACCTGGATGGCAACAAGGATGTACTGGGCATGTGGATTGGTGAGCATGAATCCGCCAAGTTCTGGCTTAATGTTCTAAACGACCTGAAGAACCGGGGCGTGCATGATATCCTTATCATCTGTGTCGATAATCTGACCGGCTTCAGCCAAGCCATTCAGGCTTGTTACGCGAAAACGGATATTCAGAAGTGTATCATCCACCAGATCCGCAACTCCACCCGTTACGTCTCTTACAAGGATCTGAAGAAGGTAACAGCTGACCTGAAGCCGATTTACAAAGCAGCGACGGAAGAAATGGCACTCGTCGAACTCGATCGCTTCGAGGAAACCTGGGGGAATAAGTACCCGCTCATCATTCGCTCTTGGCGCAATAACTGGGATGAGCTGGCCACCTTCTTCAAGTACCCACCCGAAATCCGCAAGCTCATTTACACCACCAACATCATCGAGAGTTACCACCGCCAACTTCGCAAAGTGACGAAGGGAAAAAGCATCTTCCCGACGGATGAATCCTTGTTGAAAATGCTTTATCTGGCCACCATGGATGTTACGCGTAAATGGACAGGCCGCGTTCAAAACTGGGGTCAAATGCTGCTGCAGCTCTCCGTTTTCTATCCGGACCGCATCGGACAGCATCTGCGATAA
- a CDS encoding DUF5677 domain-containing protein, translated as MGKQFSKLSDHSFKKGVLYTPFNSSLGDQLSLSPWAIEWLPEYLWLALILEHYGREDGLNLVGRIAGELSKIDKELSIPVLSKIFELEPKKQRTYYEVICKWATRDVLSPLTIIYRTDKYALFYEYFSDFETSIDEKTITLQNVIKKNLFHQTNEATDIRFLILWFNVFADRIHFARGMEITKALVEYPKLSHDHPEMRLYRPLIRSSEMALRFREDNGDFAKQFWHSLGLLTKCRTFIIDYGEQVGGSMSFLEDAVNTIDYLMANNKESLLTDEKFSVCLGIATYALKIYKEVIESQIGDGILGRNALRTITEVYVTLKYMSLKEQDQPDIWKAFKEYGIGKYKYVILKAREVEPDLEKHHFALPVLEAMLNEDKGEEFTNMDTRLFDNQNVRKKFEAIGENDLYDLYYEYDTNFTHGLWGAIRESAMIFCDNPSHKYHTVPDITFEQKLRSVEHDCEYVLKKLFNQLSSFYEFPDFFIDKYGGLDD; from the coding sequence ATGGGGAAGCAATTCAGCAAACTCTCTGATCATTCATTCAAAAAAGGCGTATTATATACACCATTTAATAGCAGTTTAGGAGATCAACTTTCTTTATCTCCATGGGCTATTGAGTGGTTACCAGAATATTTATGGTTGGCATTGATTCTAGAGCATTACGGCAGGGAAGATGGACTAAATTTAGTTGGCAGGATTGCAGGGGAATTATCGAAGATTGATAAGGAATTGAGCATTCCTGTTCTATCGAAGATATTTGAGCTAGAACCTAAAAAACAGAGGACTTACTACGAAGTAATATGTAAATGGGCTACTAGAGATGTATTATCCCCTCTAACAATAATATACCGTACAGATAAATATGCTCTCTTTTATGAGTATTTTTCAGACTTCGAAACATCAATAGATGAAAAAACTATTACCCTACAAAATGTAATTAAAAAAAATCTATTCCATCAAACAAATGAAGCTACAGATATTAGGTTTCTAATTTTATGGTTTAACGTTTTCGCTGATCGTATTCATTTTGCTAGAGGGATGGAAATAACAAAGGCATTAGTTGAGTATCCTAAACTATCTCATGACCATCCAGAAATGAGATTGTATCGCCCGCTAATTAGATCATCTGAAATGGCTTTAAGGTTTAGAGAAGATAACGGAGATTTTGCAAAACAATTTTGGCATAGTCTTGGGTTATTAACAAAGTGTAGAACTTTTATTATTGATTATGGTGAACAGGTAGGTGGAAGTATGTCTTTTTTAGAGGATGCCGTTAATACTATCGATTACTTAATGGCTAATAACAAAGAATCGCTACTTACGGACGAGAAATTTTCTGTCTGCTTGGGTATAGCAACTTATGCACTGAAAATTTATAAAGAAGTGATTGAAAGTCAAATTGGAGATGGAATCTTAGGTAGAAATGCCTTAAGGACTATTACAGAAGTGTATGTGACTTTGAAATACATGTCGTTAAAAGAACAAGACCAACCAGACATTTGGAAGGCTTTTAAGGAATACGGAATAGGCAAGTATAAATATGTGATTCTCAAAGCTAGAGAAGTTGAACCAGACCTCGAAAAACACCACTTTGCACTTCCTGTACTAGAAGCAATGCTTAACGAAGATAAAGGTGAAGAATTCACTAATATGGACACAAGGCTATTTGATAATCAAAATGTAAGAAAGAAATTTGAAGCCATTGGTGAAAATGATCTTTACGATCTTTATTATGAATATGATACTAACTTCACTCATGGATTGTGGGGGGCTATTAGAGAAAGTGCGATGATTTTTTGTGATAATCCTTCTCATAAATATCATACTGTCCCCGACATTACTTTTGAGCAGAAACTTAGAAGCGTGGAACATGACTGTGAGTATGTTCTGAAGAAACTATTTAATCAGTTATCTTCATTTTATGAATTTCCAGACTTCTTTATAGATAAGTATGGTGGTCTAGATGATTGA
- the rlmD gene encoding 23S rRNA (uracil(1939)-C(5))-methyltransferase RlmD translates to MKHAVQVEEKRSDQSRMSVPVSKNDEVVVDIVGLTHDGEGVGRADGFTLFIQGALPGERVRVKVLKVKKQYGYAKLLELVEASPDRVEAPCLIFKQCGGCQLQHMDYAAQLRWKRQHVVDNLERIGKLRVVANAGEGAGDRNDAGGGLADSHNGSTGTGAPAVVVHPTIGMDEPWRYRNKAQVPMGMAAEGETAMRLIGGFYAQGSHRIIDMEECLIQHSQNDEIVAQVKAIGRELGVTAYNEESGRGLLRHVMARVGFVSGEAMVVLVTNGQRIPQVERWIERIREAIPSVKSIIQNVNSHKTNVIFGDETRVLWGSDVIYDDLDGIRFAISARSFYQVNPSQTVKLYRKAVEYAGLIGSETVIDAYCGIGTISLFLAHSAGHVYGVEIVPEAIEDARRNAALNDIANVAFEAGAAEVVIPRWRKEGIVPDVIVVDPPRKGCDSALLETILAMRPQRIVYVSCNPSTLARDLRVLEDGGYSTIEVQPVDMFPHTTHVECCVLLVRTQ, encoded by the coding sequence ATGAAGCATGCAGTACAAGTTGAGGAAAAACGGAGCGATCAGAGCCGCATGAGTGTGCCAGTAAGCAAAAATGATGAAGTCGTCGTCGACATAGTCGGCTTGACGCATGATGGCGAAGGGGTAGGCCGTGCAGACGGCTTTACCCTTTTTATACAGGGGGCGCTTCCCGGCGAGCGCGTGCGCGTCAAGGTGTTGAAGGTGAAGAAGCAGTATGGCTATGCCAAGCTGCTTGAGCTGGTCGAAGCGAGCCCCGACCGCGTCGAAGCGCCGTGCCTGATCTTCAAGCAGTGCGGCGGCTGCCAGCTGCAGCACATGGACTACGCCGCGCAGCTGCGCTGGAAGCGTCAGCATGTGGTGGACAACCTGGAGCGGATCGGGAAGCTGCGAGTGGTTGCGAATGCTGGCGAAGGGGCTGGTGACCGAAATGATGCGGGGGGCGGATTGGCAGATTCGCATAATGGAAGTACAGGTACGGGCGCTCCTGCTGTTGTGGTGCATCCAACCATTGGAATGGACGAGCCTTGGCGTTACCGCAACAAGGCGCAGGTGCCGATGGGCATGGCAGCCGAAGGCGAGACGGCGATGCGCTTGATCGGCGGCTTCTATGCACAGGGCAGTCACCGGATTATCGATATGGAAGAGTGCTTGATTCAGCATTCGCAGAACGATGAAATCGTCGCACAGGTCAAGGCTATCGGCCGCGAGCTCGGTGTGACGGCCTACAATGAAGAATCAGGCCGCGGCCTGCTCCGGCATGTGATGGCACGAGTGGGGTTTGTTTCCGGCGAAGCGATGGTCGTACTTGTGACCAATGGGCAGCGGATCCCGCAGGTGGAGCGTTGGATCGAACGGATTCGCGAGGCAATACCGAGTGTGAAGAGTATCATTCAGAACGTGAACTCTCACAAGACAAATGTCATATTCGGCGATGAAACCCGCGTGTTGTGGGGTAGCGATGTGATCTATGACGACCTGGACGGCATTCGCTTCGCGATATCGGCGCGTTCGTTCTATCAGGTGAATCCGTCACAGACGGTGAAGCTGTACCGCAAAGCGGTTGAATACGCTGGATTGATCGGATCGGAGACGGTTATTGACGCTTATTGCGGCATCGGCACGATTTCGCTGTTTCTGGCGCACAGCGCCGGACACGTGTATGGCGTCGAGATCGTGCCAGAGGCGATCGAGGATGCACGCCGCAACGCGGCGCTGAACGACATCGCCAACGTGGCGTTCGAAGCCGGCGCAGCCGAGGTCGTTATCCCGCGCTGGCGGAAAGAGGGCATCGTGCCCGACGTCATCGTCGTCGACCCGCCGCGTAAGGGCTGCGATTCTGCGCTGCTTGAGACGATTCTTGCGATGCGCCCGCAGCGTATAGTGTACGTGTCGTGCAATCCGTCGACACTGGCGCGCGATCTGCGCGTGTTGGAGGATGGCGGTTACAGCACCATTGAGGTGCAACCGGTGGATATGTTCCCGCATACTACACATGTGGAATGCTGTGTGTTGCTCGTAAGAACACAGTGA
- a CDS encoding diacylglycerol kinase codes for MSIKRARLIYNPTSGREEIKRRLPDILQRLERGGIETSCHATMSEGDATIAAADAADRGFDMIIAAGGDGTLYEVINGLAVKESRPPLGILPLGTTNDFARALGIPKHWEYACDLITQQYTRSIDLGQANQRYFINIAGGGSLTELTYEVPSKLKTMIGQLAYYMKGLEKMTRLRPTELKLEALEIGEIHEEIMLFLICNSNSVGGFEKLAPDASLDDGLFDVVVLKKCNLGEFIRLASLALRGEHLNDPHVVHFQTRELVVTTPDYVQLNLDGEYGGTLPCTFKMLPSHLNIIVDEAGNSTYQ; via the coding sequence ATGTCTATAAAACGGGCGAGATTAATTTATAACCCGACATCCGGGAGAGAAGAAATTAAGCGGCGGCTGCCAGATATTTTGCAGCGGCTCGAGCGGGGTGGCATAGAAACGAGCTGTCATGCGACGATGAGCGAAGGCGATGCTACGATCGCGGCGGCGGATGCGGCTGACCGCGGCTTCGATATGATCATTGCGGCAGGGGGCGACGGCACCCTTTACGAGGTGATCAACGGGCTTGCGGTGAAGGAGTCGCGTCCTCCGCTGGGCATTTTGCCGCTCGGGACGACGAATGATTTTGCCCGGGCGCTCGGCATTCCGAAGCATTGGGAGTACGCGTGCGACCTCATTACTCAGCAGTACACGCGCTCAATCGATTTGGGGCAGGCGAACCAGCGGTATTTTATCAACATTGCGGGCGGGGGTTCGCTGACTGAACTCACATATGAGGTGCCAAGCAAGCTGAAGACGATGATCGGACAGCTCGCGTACTATATGAAGGGTCTGGAGAAAATGACCCGTCTGCGGCCGACCGAGCTTAAGCTCGAGGCCCTTGAAATCGGCGAAATTCATGAGGAAATTATGCTGTTCCTCATCTGCAACAGCAACTCGGTCGGCGGCTTCGAGAAGCTTGCGCCGGATGCGAGTCTCGATGACGGGTTGTTCGACGTGGTCGTGCTGAAGAAGTGCAACCTGGGCGAATTTATCCGGCTCGCATCGCTTGCGCTGCGCGGGGAGCATCTCAACGATCCGCACGTCGTACATTTCCAGACGAGAGAACTGGTGGTGACCACGCCGGATTATGTCCAGCTCAATCTGGACGGCGAATACGGCGGAACGCTGCCGTGTACGTTCAAGATGCTGCCGTCGCATTTGAACATTATTGTCGATGAGGCGGGCAATTCGACGTATCAATAG